Proteins encoded in a region of the Leopardus geoffroyi isolate Oge1 chromosome E2, O.geoffroyi_Oge1_pat1.0, whole genome shotgun sequence genome:
- the NKPD1 gene encoding NTPase KAP family P-loop domain-containing protein 1 isoform X4, with amino-acid sequence MAPAAMHKHYTVHFAKGALPSRTPAERYFLDPELGHHKDILTEDDVYCSCLAKTLCHVPVPVTVGFYAPFGCRLHMMLDKITALMQQEAAQREAEELRRVRWQPRAVRGWGFPRLLWYLVFLQPVITEVHLRRKNVKFLFIRFSAWQYAGTDKLWAGLVTTLCEGIRHHYGALPFSVYSVLGNKPATTPGFCQREWHCRRRVCLALLALLAALGLGVGLLYLSVGARAPGHGAAGGSLLRVFGGAATTLSGSGLLMAVYSVGKHLFVSQRKKIERLVSREKFGSQLGFMCEVKKEVELLTDFLCFLEIYQRRRLRVVLEVTGLDTCYPERVVGVLNAINTLLSDSHAPFIFILVVDPSILAACLESAGSMKGTADNGYLFLNRTVTLPFSVPIMGRRTKLQFLHDAVQSRDDLLYREMTRRLRPGCRGGGGEVAQLLAVETQAGAQGAQSRIDAEAARRIQEALFCLHDERDCLYEYVPDNVVSMRRIVNTVPITVRLLQQQDGDFAGPTPRQAVAWVVLANQWPCRLSWALQCLEDRQQAGGAPEARARLWDVFCDNSRELHAMTKALQNVLDLDGDPELFERFLGADFPFTVAEAQSLLRCTVNLDHSIRRRMGLIRAVSALKPPSAPGSPAHAASHAANGAGHAPGALGSGQGAGHAPGHAGEAHRPRDRAHGGKPRPGTGLEWVPREPREATAPPAAQIGV; translated from the exons AT GGCCCCCGCCGCCATGCACAAACACTACACCGTCCACTTCGCCAAGGGCGCCCTGCCCTCTCGGACCCCCGCCGAGCGCTACTTCTTGGACCCGGAGTTGGGGCACCATAAAG ATATTCTGACAGAAGATGACGTCTACTGCAGCTGCCTGGCCAAGACCCTCTGCCACGTGCCTGTCCCTGTGACCGTGGGTTTCTATGCCCCCTTTGGCTGCCGTCTGCACATGATGCTGGACAAGATCACCG CGCTGATGCAGCAGGAGGCGGCGCAGCGCGAGGCCGAGGAGCTGCGGCGCGTGCGGTGGCAGCCGCGGGCGGTGCGCGGCTGGGGCTTCCCGCGGCTGCTGTGGTACCTGGTGTTCCTGCAGCCGGTCATCACCGAGGTGCACCTGCGGCGCAAGAACGTGAAGTTCCTCTTCATCCGCTTCAGCGCCTGGCAGTACGCGGGCACCGACAAGCTGTGGGCCGGCCTGGTGACCACGCTGTGCGAGGGCATCCGCCACCACTACGGCGCGCTGCCCTTCAGCGTGTACTCGGTGCTGGGCAACAAGCCGGCCACGACGCCGGGCTTCTGCCAGCGCGAGTGGCACTGCCGGCGCCGCGTGTGCCTGGCGCTGCTGGCGCTGCTGGCGGCGCTCGGCCTCGGCGTGGGCCTGCTCTACCTGTCGGTGGGCGCCCGCGCGCCGGGCCACGGCGCCGCCGGCGGCAGCCTGCTCCGGGTGTTCGGCGGCGCGGCCACCACGCTGTCGGGCTCGGGGCTGCTCATGGCCGTGTACTCGGTGGGCAAGCACCTGTTCGTGAGCCAGCGCAAGAAGATCGAGCGGCTGGTGTCTCGCGAGAAGTTCGGCAGCCAGCTGGGCTTCATGTGCGAGGTGAAGAAGGAGGTGGAGCTGCTCACCGACTTCCTGTGCTTCCTGGAGATCTACCAGCGGCGCCGGCTGCGCGTCGTGCTCGAGGTCACCGGGCTGGACACGTGCTACCCGGAGCGCGTGGTGGGCGTGCTCAACGCCATCAACACGCTGCTGTCCGACAGCCACGCGCCCTTCATCTTCATCCTGGTGGTGGACCCCAGCATCCTGGCCGCGTGCCTCGAGAGCGCCGGCTCCATGAAGGGCACGGCCGACAACGGCTACCTCTTCCTCAACCGCACGGTCACGCTGCCTTTCTCCGTGCCCATCATGGGCCGCCGCACCAAGCTGCAGTTCCTGCACGACGCCGTGCAGAGCCGCGACGACCTGCTCTACCGCGAGATGACGCGCAGGCTGCGGCCCGGCTGCCGCGGGGGAGGCGGCGAGGTCGCGCAGCTCCTGGCGGTGGAGACGCAGGCGGGCGCGCAGGGCGCGCAGAGCCGCATAGACGCGGAGGCGGCGCGCCGCATCCAGGAGGCGCTCTTCTGCCTGCACGACGAGCGCGACTGCCTGTACGAGTACGTGCCCGACAACGTGGTGTCCATGCGGCGTATCGTCAACACCGTGCCCATCACCGTGCGCCTGCTGCAGCAGCAGGACGGGGACTTCGCGGGCCCCACGCCGCGCCAGGCCGTGGCGTGGGTCGTGCTCGCCAACCAGTGGCCGTGCCGCCTCAGCTGGGCGCTGCAGTGCCTGGAGGACCGGCAGCAGGCGGGGGGCGCGCCCGAGGCCCGCGCGCGCCTCTGGGACGTGTTCTGCGACAACAGCCGCGAGCTGCACGCCATGACCAAGGCGTTGCAGAACGTGCTGGACTTAGACGGCGACCCCGAGCTTTTCGAGCGCTTCCTGGGCGCCGACTTCCCCTTCACCGTGGCCGAGGCGCAGAGCCTGCTGCGCTGCACCGTCAACCTGGACCACTCCATCCGCCGCCGCATGGGCCTCATCCGGGCGGTCAGCGCGCTCAAGCCGCCCAGCGCGCCCGGGTCCCCGGCCCACGCCGCGTCCCACGCCGCCAACGGAGCCGGCCACGCGCCCGGGGCGTTGGGGTCAGGGCAGGGCGCCGGGCACGCCCCCGGGCACGCCGGCGAGGCCCACCGCCCACGGGACCGGGCGCACGGGGGCAAACCACGGCCCGGGACGGGCCTCGAGTGGGTGCCCCGGGAGCCCCGGGAGGCAACGGCTCCTCCCGCCGCCCAGATCGGGGTGTGA
- the NKPD1 gene encoding NTPase KAP family P-loop domain-containing protein 1 isoform X3, giving the protein MSPATTAPAMASGGPAPPPAAGTLLEPSRPSDARPLPAPAACGSFTYSSDILTEDDVYCSCLAKTLCHVPVPVTVGFYAPFGCRLHMMLDKITALMQQEAAQREAEELRRVRWQPRAVRGWGFPRLLWYLVFLQPVITEVHLRRKNVKFLFIRFSAWQYAGTDKLWAGLVTTLCEGIRHHYGALPFSVYSVLGNKPATTPGFCQREWHCRRRVCLALLALLAALGLGVGLLYLSVGARAPGHGAAGGSLLRVFGGAATTLSGSGLLMAVYSVGKHLFVSQRKKIERLVSREKFGSQLGFMCEVKKEVELLTDFLCFLEIYQRRRLRVVLEVTGLDTCYPERVVGVLNAINTLLSDSHAPFIFILVVDPSILAACLESAGSMKGTADNGYLFLNRTVTLPFSVPIMGRRTKLQFLHDAVQSRDDLLYREMTRRLRPGCRGGGGEVAQLLAVETQAGAQGAQSRIDAEAARRIQEALFCLHDERDCLYEYVPDNVVSMRRIVNTVPITVRLLQQQDGDFAGPTPRQAVAWVVLANQWPCRLSWALQCLEDRQQAGGAPEARARLWDVFCDNSRELHAMTKALQNVLDLDGDPELFERFLGADFPFTVAEAQSLLRCTVNLDHSIRRRMGLIRAVSALKPPSAPGSPAHAASHAANGAGHAPGALGSGQGAGHAPGHAGEAHRPRDRAHGGKPRPGTGLEWVPREPREATAPPAAQIGV; this is encoded by the exons ATGTCACCTGCCACCACAGCACCTGCCATGGCCAGCggcggcccggccccgccccctgcagCCGGCACCCTCCTGGAGCCCAGCAGGCCCAGTGAtgcccgccccctgcccgccccggCAGCCTGCGGTTCCTTCACCTACAGCTCGG ATATTCTGACAGAAGATGACGTCTACTGCAGCTGCCTGGCCAAGACCCTCTGCCACGTGCCTGTCCCTGTGACCGTGGGTTTCTATGCCCCCTTTGGCTGCCGTCTGCACATGATGCTGGACAAGATCACCG CGCTGATGCAGCAGGAGGCGGCGCAGCGCGAGGCCGAGGAGCTGCGGCGCGTGCGGTGGCAGCCGCGGGCGGTGCGCGGCTGGGGCTTCCCGCGGCTGCTGTGGTACCTGGTGTTCCTGCAGCCGGTCATCACCGAGGTGCACCTGCGGCGCAAGAACGTGAAGTTCCTCTTCATCCGCTTCAGCGCCTGGCAGTACGCGGGCACCGACAAGCTGTGGGCCGGCCTGGTGACCACGCTGTGCGAGGGCATCCGCCACCACTACGGCGCGCTGCCCTTCAGCGTGTACTCGGTGCTGGGCAACAAGCCGGCCACGACGCCGGGCTTCTGCCAGCGCGAGTGGCACTGCCGGCGCCGCGTGTGCCTGGCGCTGCTGGCGCTGCTGGCGGCGCTCGGCCTCGGCGTGGGCCTGCTCTACCTGTCGGTGGGCGCCCGCGCGCCGGGCCACGGCGCCGCCGGCGGCAGCCTGCTCCGGGTGTTCGGCGGCGCGGCCACCACGCTGTCGGGCTCGGGGCTGCTCATGGCCGTGTACTCGGTGGGCAAGCACCTGTTCGTGAGCCAGCGCAAGAAGATCGAGCGGCTGGTGTCTCGCGAGAAGTTCGGCAGCCAGCTGGGCTTCATGTGCGAGGTGAAGAAGGAGGTGGAGCTGCTCACCGACTTCCTGTGCTTCCTGGAGATCTACCAGCGGCGCCGGCTGCGCGTCGTGCTCGAGGTCACCGGGCTGGACACGTGCTACCCGGAGCGCGTGGTGGGCGTGCTCAACGCCATCAACACGCTGCTGTCCGACAGCCACGCGCCCTTCATCTTCATCCTGGTGGTGGACCCCAGCATCCTGGCCGCGTGCCTCGAGAGCGCCGGCTCCATGAAGGGCACGGCCGACAACGGCTACCTCTTCCTCAACCGCACGGTCACGCTGCCTTTCTCCGTGCCCATCATGGGCCGCCGCACCAAGCTGCAGTTCCTGCACGACGCCGTGCAGAGCCGCGACGACCTGCTCTACCGCGAGATGACGCGCAGGCTGCGGCCCGGCTGCCGCGGGGGAGGCGGCGAGGTCGCGCAGCTCCTGGCGGTGGAGACGCAGGCGGGCGCGCAGGGCGCGCAGAGCCGCATAGACGCGGAGGCGGCGCGCCGCATCCAGGAGGCGCTCTTCTGCCTGCACGACGAGCGCGACTGCCTGTACGAGTACGTGCCCGACAACGTGGTGTCCATGCGGCGTATCGTCAACACCGTGCCCATCACCGTGCGCCTGCTGCAGCAGCAGGACGGGGACTTCGCGGGCCCCACGCCGCGCCAGGCCGTGGCGTGGGTCGTGCTCGCCAACCAGTGGCCGTGCCGCCTCAGCTGGGCGCTGCAGTGCCTGGAGGACCGGCAGCAGGCGGGGGGCGCGCCCGAGGCCCGCGCGCGCCTCTGGGACGTGTTCTGCGACAACAGCCGCGAGCTGCACGCCATGACCAAGGCGTTGCAGAACGTGCTGGACTTAGACGGCGACCCCGAGCTTTTCGAGCGCTTCCTGGGCGCCGACTTCCCCTTCACCGTGGCCGAGGCGCAGAGCCTGCTGCGCTGCACCGTCAACCTGGACCACTCCATCCGCCGCCGCATGGGCCTCATCCGGGCGGTCAGCGCGCTCAAGCCGCCCAGCGCGCCCGGGTCCCCGGCCCACGCCGCGTCCCACGCCGCCAACGGAGCCGGCCACGCGCCCGGGGCGTTGGGGTCAGGGCAGGGCGCCGGGCACGCCCCCGGGCACGCCGGCGAGGCCCACCGCCCACGGGACCGGGCGCACGGGGGCAAACCACGGCCCGGGACGGGCCTCGAGTGGGTGCCCCGGGAGCCCCGGGAGGCAACGGCTCCTCCCGCCGCCCAGATCGGGGTGTGA
- the NKPD1 gene encoding NTPase KAP family P-loop domain-containing protein 1 isoform X2, giving the protein MHKHYTVHFAKGALPSRTPAERYFLDPELGHHKGCCHQWRRDPAALPAHGPCRLPPQVRWQLAYNNRGGVSGCPPGPRPPSPLRQRLCSVPGVQNGPPATAAAPTQPASAPQPPPRPTMSPATTAPAMASGGPAPPPAAGTLLEPSRPSDARPLPAPAACGSFTYSSDILTEDDVYCSCLAKTLCHVPVPVTVGFYAPFGCRLHMMLDKITALMQQEAAQREAEELRRVRWQPRAVRGWGFPRLLWYLVFLQPVITEVHLRRKNVKFLFIRFSAWQYAGTDKLWAGLVTTLCEGIRHHYGALPFSVYSVLGNKPATTPGFCQREWHCRRRVCLALLALLAALGLGVGLLYLSVGARAPGHGAAGGSLLRVFGGAATTLSGSGLLMAVYSVGKHLFVSQRKKIERLVSREKFGSQLGFMCEVKKEVELLTDFLCFLEIYQRRRLRVVLEVTGLDTCYPERVVGVLNAINTLLSDSHAPFIFILVVDPSILAACLESAGSMKGTADNGYLFLNRTVTLPFSVPIMGRRTKLQFLHDAVQSRDDLLYREMTRRLRPGCRGGGGEVAQLLAVETQAGAQGAQSRIDAEAARRIQEALFCLHDERDCLYEYVPDNVVSMRRIVNTVPITVRLLQQQDGDFAGPTPRQAVAWVVLANQWPCRLSWALQCLEDRQQAGGAPEARARLWDVFCDNSRELHAMTKALQNVLDLDGDPELFERFLGADFPFTVAEAQSLLRCTVNLDHSIRRRMGLIRAVSALKPPSAPGSPAHAASHAANGAGHAPGALGSGQGAGHAPGHAGEAHRPRDRAHGGKPRPGTGLEWVPREPREATAPPAAQIGV; this is encoded by the exons ATGCACAAACACTACACCGTCCACTTCGCCAAGGGCGCCCTGCCCTCTCGGACCCCCGCCGAGCGCTACTTCTTGGACCCGGAGTTGGGGCACCATAAAG gatGCTGTCACCAGTGGCGCCGTGACCCGGCGGCCCTTCCAGCCCACGGGCCCTGCCGGCTGCCCCCACAGGTGCGCTGGCAGCTGGCCTACAACAACCGGGGGGGTGTCAGCGGCtgcccccccggcccccggccccccagccccctgcgACAGCGGCTCTGCTCCGTTCCAGGGGTCCAGAACGGGCCACCTGCAACCGCTGCTGCCCCCACGCAACCGGCCAGCGCCCCCCAGCCGCCCCCCAGGCCCACCATGTCACCTGCCACCACAGCACCTGCCATGGCCAGCggcggcccggccccgccccctgcagCCGGCACCCTCCTGGAGCCCAGCAGGCCCAGTGAtgcccgccccctgcccgccccggCAGCCTGCGGTTCCTTCACCTACAGCTCGG ATATTCTGACAGAAGATGACGTCTACTGCAGCTGCCTGGCCAAGACCCTCTGCCACGTGCCTGTCCCTGTGACCGTGGGTTTCTATGCCCCCTTTGGCTGCCGTCTGCACATGATGCTGGACAAGATCACCG CGCTGATGCAGCAGGAGGCGGCGCAGCGCGAGGCCGAGGAGCTGCGGCGCGTGCGGTGGCAGCCGCGGGCGGTGCGCGGCTGGGGCTTCCCGCGGCTGCTGTGGTACCTGGTGTTCCTGCAGCCGGTCATCACCGAGGTGCACCTGCGGCGCAAGAACGTGAAGTTCCTCTTCATCCGCTTCAGCGCCTGGCAGTACGCGGGCACCGACAAGCTGTGGGCCGGCCTGGTGACCACGCTGTGCGAGGGCATCCGCCACCACTACGGCGCGCTGCCCTTCAGCGTGTACTCGGTGCTGGGCAACAAGCCGGCCACGACGCCGGGCTTCTGCCAGCGCGAGTGGCACTGCCGGCGCCGCGTGTGCCTGGCGCTGCTGGCGCTGCTGGCGGCGCTCGGCCTCGGCGTGGGCCTGCTCTACCTGTCGGTGGGCGCCCGCGCGCCGGGCCACGGCGCCGCCGGCGGCAGCCTGCTCCGGGTGTTCGGCGGCGCGGCCACCACGCTGTCGGGCTCGGGGCTGCTCATGGCCGTGTACTCGGTGGGCAAGCACCTGTTCGTGAGCCAGCGCAAGAAGATCGAGCGGCTGGTGTCTCGCGAGAAGTTCGGCAGCCAGCTGGGCTTCATGTGCGAGGTGAAGAAGGAGGTGGAGCTGCTCACCGACTTCCTGTGCTTCCTGGAGATCTACCAGCGGCGCCGGCTGCGCGTCGTGCTCGAGGTCACCGGGCTGGACACGTGCTACCCGGAGCGCGTGGTGGGCGTGCTCAACGCCATCAACACGCTGCTGTCCGACAGCCACGCGCCCTTCATCTTCATCCTGGTGGTGGACCCCAGCATCCTGGCCGCGTGCCTCGAGAGCGCCGGCTCCATGAAGGGCACGGCCGACAACGGCTACCTCTTCCTCAACCGCACGGTCACGCTGCCTTTCTCCGTGCCCATCATGGGCCGCCGCACCAAGCTGCAGTTCCTGCACGACGCCGTGCAGAGCCGCGACGACCTGCTCTACCGCGAGATGACGCGCAGGCTGCGGCCCGGCTGCCGCGGGGGAGGCGGCGAGGTCGCGCAGCTCCTGGCGGTGGAGACGCAGGCGGGCGCGCAGGGCGCGCAGAGCCGCATAGACGCGGAGGCGGCGCGCCGCATCCAGGAGGCGCTCTTCTGCCTGCACGACGAGCGCGACTGCCTGTACGAGTACGTGCCCGACAACGTGGTGTCCATGCGGCGTATCGTCAACACCGTGCCCATCACCGTGCGCCTGCTGCAGCAGCAGGACGGGGACTTCGCGGGCCCCACGCCGCGCCAGGCCGTGGCGTGGGTCGTGCTCGCCAACCAGTGGCCGTGCCGCCTCAGCTGGGCGCTGCAGTGCCTGGAGGACCGGCAGCAGGCGGGGGGCGCGCCCGAGGCCCGCGCGCGCCTCTGGGACGTGTTCTGCGACAACAGCCGCGAGCTGCACGCCATGACCAAGGCGTTGCAGAACGTGCTGGACTTAGACGGCGACCCCGAGCTTTTCGAGCGCTTCCTGGGCGCCGACTTCCCCTTCACCGTGGCCGAGGCGCAGAGCCTGCTGCGCTGCACCGTCAACCTGGACCACTCCATCCGCCGCCGCATGGGCCTCATCCGGGCGGTCAGCGCGCTCAAGCCGCCCAGCGCGCCCGGGTCCCCGGCCCACGCCGCGTCCCACGCCGCCAACGGAGCCGGCCACGCGCCCGGGGCGTTGGGGTCAGGGCAGGGCGCCGGGCACGCCCCCGGGCACGCCGGCGAGGCCCACCGCCCACGGGACCGGGCGCACGGGGGCAAACCACGGCCCGGGACGGGCCTCGAGTGGGTGCCCCGGGAGCCCCGGGAGGCAACGGCTCCTCCCGCCGCCCAGATCGGGGTGTGA
- the TRAPPC6A gene encoding trafficking protein particle complex subunit 6A isoform X5, giving the protein MSLSVLEGMGFRVGQALGERLPQETLAFREELDVLKFLCKDLWVAVFQKQMDSLRTNHQGTYVLQDNSFPLLIRMASGPQYLEEAPKFLAFTCGLLRGTLSTLGIKSLVTASVASLPTCKFQVVIQKT; this is encoded by the exons ATGAGCCTGTCTGTCCTGGAGGGCATGGGCTTCCgtgtgggccaggccctgggcgaGAG GCTGCCCCAGGAGACGCTGGCCTTCAGGGAGGAGCTGGACGTCCTCAAGTTCCTATGCAAAGACCTGTGGGTGGCCGTGTTCCAAAAGCAGATGGACAGCCTCCGCACGAATCACCAG ggGACCTACGTGCTACAGGACAACAGCTTCCCCCTCCTCATCCGGATGGCCTCTGGCCCGCAGTATCTGGAGGAAGCACCCAAG TTCCTGGCCTTCACCTGCGGCCTCCTGCGAGGCACCCTCAGCACCCTGGGCATCAAGAGCCTGGTCACCGCCTCCGTGGCATCCCTGCCCACCT GTAAGTTCCAGGTGGTGATTCAGAAAACCTGA
- the NKPD1 gene encoding NTPase KAP family P-loop domain-containing protein 1 isoform X1: MAPAAMHKHYTVHFAKGALPSRTPAERYFLDPELGHHKGCCHQWRRDPAALPAHGPCRLPPQVRWQLAYNNRGGVSGCPPGPRPPSPLRQRLCSVPGVQNGPPATAAAPTQPASAPQPPPRPTMSPATTAPAMASGGPAPPPAAGTLLEPSRPSDARPLPAPAACGSFTYSSDILTEDDVYCSCLAKTLCHVPVPVTVGFYAPFGCRLHMMLDKITALMQQEAAQREAEELRRVRWQPRAVRGWGFPRLLWYLVFLQPVITEVHLRRKNVKFLFIRFSAWQYAGTDKLWAGLVTTLCEGIRHHYGALPFSVYSVLGNKPATTPGFCQREWHCRRRVCLALLALLAALGLGVGLLYLSVGARAPGHGAAGGSLLRVFGGAATTLSGSGLLMAVYSVGKHLFVSQRKKIERLVSREKFGSQLGFMCEVKKEVELLTDFLCFLEIYQRRRLRVVLEVTGLDTCYPERVVGVLNAINTLLSDSHAPFIFILVVDPSILAACLESAGSMKGTADNGYLFLNRTVTLPFSVPIMGRRTKLQFLHDAVQSRDDLLYREMTRRLRPGCRGGGGEVAQLLAVETQAGAQGAQSRIDAEAARRIQEALFCLHDERDCLYEYVPDNVVSMRRIVNTVPITVRLLQQQDGDFAGPTPRQAVAWVVLANQWPCRLSWALQCLEDRQQAGGAPEARARLWDVFCDNSRELHAMTKALQNVLDLDGDPELFERFLGADFPFTVAEAQSLLRCTVNLDHSIRRRMGLIRAVSALKPPSAPGSPAHAASHAANGAGHAPGALGSGQGAGHAPGHAGEAHRPRDRAHGGKPRPGTGLEWVPREPREATAPPAAQIGV; this comes from the exons AT GGCCCCCGCCGCCATGCACAAACACTACACCGTCCACTTCGCCAAGGGCGCCCTGCCCTCTCGGACCCCCGCCGAGCGCTACTTCTTGGACCCGGAGTTGGGGCACCATAAAG gatGCTGTCACCAGTGGCGCCGTGACCCGGCGGCCCTTCCAGCCCACGGGCCCTGCCGGCTGCCCCCACAGGTGCGCTGGCAGCTGGCCTACAACAACCGGGGGGGTGTCAGCGGCtgcccccccggcccccggccccccagccccctgcgACAGCGGCTCTGCTCCGTTCCAGGGGTCCAGAACGGGCCACCTGCAACCGCTGCTGCCCCCACGCAACCGGCCAGCGCCCCCCAGCCGCCCCCCAGGCCCACCATGTCACCTGCCACCACAGCACCTGCCATGGCCAGCggcggcccggccccgccccctgcagCCGGCACCCTCCTGGAGCCCAGCAGGCCCAGTGAtgcccgccccctgcccgccccggCAGCCTGCGGTTCCTTCACCTACAGCTCGG ATATTCTGACAGAAGATGACGTCTACTGCAGCTGCCTGGCCAAGACCCTCTGCCACGTGCCTGTCCCTGTGACCGTGGGTTTCTATGCCCCCTTTGGCTGCCGTCTGCACATGATGCTGGACAAGATCACCG CGCTGATGCAGCAGGAGGCGGCGCAGCGCGAGGCCGAGGAGCTGCGGCGCGTGCGGTGGCAGCCGCGGGCGGTGCGCGGCTGGGGCTTCCCGCGGCTGCTGTGGTACCTGGTGTTCCTGCAGCCGGTCATCACCGAGGTGCACCTGCGGCGCAAGAACGTGAAGTTCCTCTTCATCCGCTTCAGCGCCTGGCAGTACGCGGGCACCGACAAGCTGTGGGCCGGCCTGGTGACCACGCTGTGCGAGGGCATCCGCCACCACTACGGCGCGCTGCCCTTCAGCGTGTACTCGGTGCTGGGCAACAAGCCGGCCACGACGCCGGGCTTCTGCCAGCGCGAGTGGCACTGCCGGCGCCGCGTGTGCCTGGCGCTGCTGGCGCTGCTGGCGGCGCTCGGCCTCGGCGTGGGCCTGCTCTACCTGTCGGTGGGCGCCCGCGCGCCGGGCCACGGCGCCGCCGGCGGCAGCCTGCTCCGGGTGTTCGGCGGCGCGGCCACCACGCTGTCGGGCTCGGGGCTGCTCATGGCCGTGTACTCGGTGGGCAAGCACCTGTTCGTGAGCCAGCGCAAGAAGATCGAGCGGCTGGTGTCTCGCGAGAAGTTCGGCAGCCAGCTGGGCTTCATGTGCGAGGTGAAGAAGGAGGTGGAGCTGCTCACCGACTTCCTGTGCTTCCTGGAGATCTACCAGCGGCGCCGGCTGCGCGTCGTGCTCGAGGTCACCGGGCTGGACACGTGCTACCCGGAGCGCGTGGTGGGCGTGCTCAACGCCATCAACACGCTGCTGTCCGACAGCCACGCGCCCTTCATCTTCATCCTGGTGGTGGACCCCAGCATCCTGGCCGCGTGCCTCGAGAGCGCCGGCTCCATGAAGGGCACGGCCGACAACGGCTACCTCTTCCTCAACCGCACGGTCACGCTGCCTTTCTCCGTGCCCATCATGGGCCGCCGCACCAAGCTGCAGTTCCTGCACGACGCCGTGCAGAGCCGCGACGACCTGCTCTACCGCGAGATGACGCGCAGGCTGCGGCCCGGCTGCCGCGGGGGAGGCGGCGAGGTCGCGCAGCTCCTGGCGGTGGAGACGCAGGCGGGCGCGCAGGGCGCGCAGAGCCGCATAGACGCGGAGGCGGCGCGCCGCATCCAGGAGGCGCTCTTCTGCCTGCACGACGAGCGCGACTGCCTGTACGAGTACGTGCCCGACAACGTGGTGTCCATGCGGCGTATCGTCAACACCGTGCCCATCACCGTGCGCCTGCTGCAGCAGCAGGACGGGGACTTCGCGGGCCCCACGCCGCGCCAGGCCGTGGCGTGGGTCGTGCTCGCCAACCAGTGGCCGTGCCGCCTCAGCTGGGCGCTGCAGTGCCTGGAGGACCGGCAGCAGGCGGGGGGCGCGCCCGAGGCCCGCGCGCGCCTCTGGGACGTGTTCTGCGACAACAGCCGCGAGCTGCACGCCATGACCAAGGCGTTGCAGAACGTGCTGGACTTAGACGGCGACCCCGAGCTTTTCGAGCGCTTCCTGGGCGCCGACTTCCCCTTCACCGTGGCCGAGGCGCAGAGCCTGCTGCGCTGCACCGTCAACCTGGACCACTCCATCCGCCGCCGCATGGGCCTCATCCGGGCGGTCAGCGCGCTCAAGCCGCCCAGCGCGCCCGGGTCCCCGGCCCACGCCGCGTCCCACGCCGCCAACGGAGCCGGCCACGCGCCCGGGGCGTTGGGGTCAGGGCAGGGCGCCGGGCACGCCCCCGGGCACGCCGGCGAGGCCCACCGCCCACGGGACCGGGCGCACGGGGGCAAACCACGGCCCGGGACGGGCCTCGAGTGGGTGCCCCGGGAGCCCCGGGAGGCAACGGCTCCTCCCGCCGCCCAGATCGGGGTGTGA